A genomic region of Raphanus sativus cultivar WK10039 chromosome 6, ASM80110v3, whole genome shotgun sequence contains the following coding sequences:
- the LOC108807992 gene encoding F-box protein At2g02240, with the protein MGQKLGFGSGIKIRQERVSLSSPFDDLPVDCIANIISLTSPRDACVAASVSKTFKSTSEFNSVWEKFLPPEYSSFILGSQVFTLKKKLYLALCNDPVLIEDGQKSFWLEKSSGKRCILLSARQLAITWGNSPQYWQWISIPEARFKEVPELLDVCAFEIRGWMNTRILSPRTHYSAYVVYKTRTGCHGFRDLPIQVGIGFVGQKATKRFICFDESADRIKRWGRRELMKSKERHDGWIEAKIGDFFNEFGCEEIELSIVDITSPYWKRGLIIQGIEFRPVEK; encoded by the exons ATGGGGCAAAAACTCGGTTTTGGTTCTGGCATTAAAATCAGACAAGAGAGGGTTTCACTGTCTTCACcatttgatgacttaccggtcGATTGCATCGCTAACATAATCTCTCTTACAAGTCCGCGGGACGCGTGCGTTGCAGCTTCGGTTTCGAAAACCTTCAAGTCAACGTCCGAGTTCAATAGCGTGTGGGAGAAGTTTCTTCCACCGGAGTACTCATCTTTCATTCTTGGATCGCAAGTTTTCACGTTAAAAAAAAAGCTCTATCTAGCTTTGTGCAACGACCCTGTTCTTATCGAAGATGGACAAAAG AGTTTTTGGTTAGAGAAATCGAGTGGGAAGAGGTGTATCTTGTTATCCGCGAGGCAACTTGCAATCACATGGGGAAATTCTCCACAGTATTGGCAATGGATCTCAATACCTGAAGCTAG GTTTAAAGAGGTACCGGAGCTTCTTGATGTATGTGCTTTCGAGATCCGTGGTTGGATGAATACTCGAATCCTATCGCCAAGAACTCATTATTCGGCTTACGTAGTGTACAAGACGAGAACTGGATGTCATGGCTTCCGCGATTTGCCTATACAAGTTGGAATAGGTTTCGTGGGACAAAAAGCTACTAAAAGATTCATATGCTTTGATGAGTCTGCAGATAGAATAAAAAGGTGGGGAAGGAGGGAGCTAATGAAATCAAAGGAGAGACACGATGGATGGATAGAAGCAAAGATTggtgatttttttaatgaatttggTTGTGAAGAAATTGAACTGAGTATTGTAGACATCACGTCTCCTTATTGGAAGCGTGGATTGATCATTCAAGGAATTGAGTTCCGGCCTGTTGAAAAGTGA